A segment of the Desulfuromonadaceae bacterium genome:
TTTCTGCTGCTGCCAAAGGGGCATTCTCACCTGCCGGAGCTTTGCGTGTCACGCGCAGCAAGGCCAGGACAAGGACGGCAACGAGCAGCGTCGCCGTCAGATAAATCGTCACCAGAGCCGCCAGTTGACAATACTCCTGCGGAACGCCGATGTGCGCCAACGCCCCTGTCAACACGACCATTAATTGAGAAAAAACTTCCATTATTCCGTTAAACTCCAATCTACGATTAACAAAGAACTTCGGAGCGCAACGCTTTCACACAGCGACGTGCTTCGAAAAGTGCACGTCCCAGCACGGTATCGTTGCGCTCCATGACGAAGACCATAAAATAATCGGCGGTGATCGGCAGGATCATTGTATGTGCCAGATTGGTGACAACAACGATCTCTTCCAGGTCATTCCCTTCCAGAGCCTTGACCACCTGACGAAAATGACTGAGGATCACCCCCTGATGAGCACCGATAATTTTGATTTCAAAATCATCCATACGCGATACCTGATCGACCGCCTCCCCTTCCCAGTCAGCGACAATGGCCCCTCGTGCCCCGTCAATGCTGTCGATCAAGCGACCCAATAGTTCTTTAAATGGCATGGTTAGCTCGCAAGCGCGTTAATTTGCACTGAAACCAGTTTCGAGACCCCCGGTTCCTCCATCGTTACTCCATAAAGGGTATCGGCGATCTCCATCGTGCGTTTGTTGTGCGTGATGATAATAAATTGCGACAGAGTGGACATCTCGCGCACCATCTCGTTGAAACGCCCGATATTGGCATCATCGAGCGGGGCATCAACCTCATCGAGCATGCAAAACGGCGAGGGTTTGATGAGAAAGATCGAAAAAATCAGCGCGACCGCAGTCAACGCTTTCTCGCCACCGGATAACAGACCAACACTTTGTAATTTTTTCCCCGGCGGTTGAGCGACGATCTCGATCCCGGTTTCGAGCAGATCGTTTTCATCGGTCAGTACCAGCTCGGCGCGTCCGCCGCGAAAGAGCTGCGGAAAAACGTCCTTGAAGTTTTCATTGACCTGCTCGAACATCTCCTTGAAACGTTTGCGAGTCGTGCGATTGATCTTGCCAATCGCCTGCTGGAGACCGTCCATCGATTGACGTAAATCATCTTGCTGTTCGGTCAGAAAACCACTGCGCTCTTCAAGCTCACGATATTCTTCGATGGCAGTCAGATTGACCTCCCCCAACAGCTCAATCTGCCGTCGCAACACGTCCATCCGCCCGGCGGCCAGATCACTGTTAAACTCCGCTGCGGGCAAGACCGCTTCAGCGAGGTCGATGCGGTAGCGCTCCAGAATCGCCTGACGTAAATGCTCCGCCTCAATTTCCTGTTCGCGCAACCGCAGCTGCAACGCCGCCAGACTCTCCCGGGTGGCATTGACCTGGGTGCGTAGTTCCTTCAACCGCGATTCACAACTTGCGATGGCACGCGCAGCGAGTTCAAAAGCATCCCGCTGGGCATCAAAAGCGGCTTTTTCCGCAAGACGGAGATTGAACCGTTGCGCCAGTTCAGCGCGCAATCGCTGCTGTTCTTGTTGCAAGCGTGCGCGCTCCTCGCGCCCCTCTTCAGCCTGACTCAGCAGCAGAACTTTCCGCCCCCGCAATTCTTCGCGCATCTGTCGCAAACGGGTGACACCCTGCTTCTCGGCTTCTTCGCGTTCCCGCAGCCCGGCAACCGCTACCCTGGCGGTTGTTACCTGCTCTCGGGTCTGCTCGATAGCACCGCGCAACCCCTGCAACTCGGACTGCAACGCCGCCACCGCTTCTTCGCGAAGAAGTTTATCCCGCTCCTGCTCCAGTCGCCCGGTTCCGGCGGTCTGCTGACGTCGAACCAGCTCTTCCCGCTCTTCATGCAACTGTCCCTCTTCCAGTTGCAGCACCTCAACCCGCTCCTGAAAACGCGCCACCTCGGACTGCAACCGTGCCAGTTCACGTTCGTTGTCCACTACCTTCCGTTCTTTGTGGCGCAGCCCGGCATCGATCTCCCCCTGACGCTCTTCCGCCACCTTCAGTTCGTTGCGCAGCCCCTGCCGCTCAGATTGCAATTTTTCGACTTCAGCGACCAGCCGGGTCACCTGAGCGGCCAGCTCCTTCATCTCCCGCTTTTTGTGCAGCACCCCCTGTTGCAACGCCTGTTTGCCACCACCGCTCAACGCCCCAGCGGAGGTCAGCACATCACCTGCTTCAGTCACCAGGATCACCCCGTCCGGGAGCTGCTGATCGGTCAGATACGGTTGCAGGTCTGCGACCAGGTAGATGTCGGCCAGCAAATTTTCAACCTGCGTCGCCGTTGCATCACGGGGCTTAACCAGTTCGGAGAGGGGCGTACCGGCGGCAAAAACGCTTCTCCCGGACTTGAAGCCGGGGAGCAGAAAGGTGCAACGCCCTTCCTTGCGCCGCAGATAATCAAGCGCCTCAGTCGCCGCCGCGACCTCCTGCGTCAACAATGCCTGCAGACGCTCCCCCAGCACTGCCTCAACCGCCGCTTCATAGCGCGCCGGAACTTCCAGCACATCGGCTGCGATGCCATCGAAACGCTGGTTCAGTTCGGTGTCACGCAGCAGCGACTTAACTCCGGCACCGTAACCTTCAAAACTTTTTTCCAGCTGACGCAGCGATTCCAGCCGCGAATGATAGCGATTATATTCTTCGCGTTTGAGGAGCAGTTCTGCTTCGTTTTCGTCGGAGCTCAGCCGCAGTTGACGCATCAGCTCATGCAGTTCATCGCGCTCACGTTGCAGATCACCGCGCCGGATGCGCATCTCGTGCAAACCGGCATCGAGCGACGCCAACTCGGTACTGGCCGCGTCCCAGCGCTCCCGTACCGCCACCGTTTCATGCCGGTTGCGCGCCTCGCGATCATCCAGGGAGAGCAGCTGTTTTTGCGCCTCTTCATGTTGTGCGCCAAGCCGCGACAGTTCGTTGAGCATCGCATAGAGGTCGGTGCGCGCCTGATCGAGACGCGCGGACAAGGCAGCTTCCTGCTCCTCAAGGACCGCCGCGTTGTGGGTGGCTTCTTCAAGGCGGCGGGTCTCGGTAACCAGCCGTTCGCCAAGGTCTTCGCGTCCTGCGGTCAGTGTTTGCGCCTCCACCTCAAGCTCCCCCAGCCGCCGGTCACAGTCGTTGGCCTCGGCGAGCAGGCGTTCACCGCGCAACGCCAGGCTGTCCGCTTCCTTGCCACTGAATTCGATCCGGTTTTCGTCGTTTTGAATTTCGGCGGTCAGGGCAAAGAGTTTTTCCTGAACAGCTGAGAGGTTTTTTTCCTGCTCGGTCTGGGTCAGGCGCAGGTTTTCCAGCTCAAGCTCATGTTGCAGCAGCTGCGCGGACAGACGCTCGTGTTCCGCCTGTTGCATCCCCTCATTGCTCAGTGCCGCAGCACTGGCCTGGCGCAGCTCAAGGAACTTTTCCAGCGCAAAGCGGGTTTCGATCCCCTTGAGCTCCTCACGCAGCGTCCGGTAACGTTCCGCTTTTTTTGCCTGCCGATTCAAACTGTTAAGCTGACGCCGCACCTCGCTGATGATATCACTCAGGCGCAACAGGTTCTGCCGC
Coding sequences within it:
- the smc gene encoding chromosome segregation protein SMC — translated: MKIRRVDIVGFKSFVDKTTFEFNDGITGVVGPNGCGKSNIVDAIRWTMGEQNAKNLRGKLMEDVIFGGSESRKPLGMAEVRMTFDNTDGNGPPAFNEYTEISVTRRLHRNGESDYLLNNTPCRLLDITELFMDTGGGARSYSIIEQGKIGMILNAKPEERRVLIEEAAGVVKFKNRKKAALRKIEATRQNLLRLSDIISEVRRQLNSLNRQAKKAERYRTLREELKGIETRFALEKFLELRQASAAALSNEGMQQAEHERLSAQLLQHELELENLRLTQTEQEKNLSAVQEKLFALTAEIQNDENRIEFSGKEADSLALRGERLLAEANDCDRRLGELEVEAQTLTAGREDLGERLVTETRRLEEATHNAAVLEEQEAALSARLDQARTDLYAMLNELSRLGAQHEEAQKQLLSLDDREARNRHETVAVRERWDAASTELASLDAGLHEMRIRRGDLQRERDELHELMRQLRLSSDENEAELLLKREEYNRYHSRLESLRQLEKSFEGYGAGVKSLLRDTELNQRFDGIAADVLEVPARYEAAVEAVLGERLQALLTQEVAAATEALDYLRRKEGRCTFLLPGFKSGRSVFAAGTPLSELVKPRDATATQVENLLADIYLVADLQPYLTDQQLPDGVILVTEAGDVLTSAGALSGGGKQALQQGVLHKKREMKELAAQVTRLVAEVEKLQSERQGLRNELKVAEERQGEIDAGLRHKERKVVDNERELARLQSEVARFQERVEVLQLEEGQLHEEREELVRRQQTAGTGRLEQERDKLLREEAVAALQSELQGLRGAIEQTREQVTTARVAVAGLREREEAEKQGVTRLRQMREELRGRKVLLLSQAEEGREERARLQQEQQRLRAELAQRFNLRLAEKAAFDAQRDAFELAARAIASCESRLKELRTQVNATRESLAALQLRLREQEIEAEHLRQAILERYRIDLAEAVLPAAEFNSDLAAGRMDVLRRQIELLGEVNLTAIEEYRELEERSGFLTEQQDDLRQSMDGLQQAIGKINRTTRKRFKEMFEQVNENFKDVFPQLFRGGRAELVLTDENDLLETGIEIVAQPPGKKLQSVGLLSGGEKALTAVALIFSIFLIKPSPFCMLDEVDAPLDDANIGRFNEMVREMSTLSQFIIITHNKRTMEIADTLYGVTMEEPGVSKLVSVQINALAS
- a CDS encoding roadblock/LC7 domain-containing protein, whose amino-acid sequence is MPFKELLGRLIDSIDGARGAIVADWEGEAVDQVSRMDDFEIKIIGAHQGVILSHFRQVVKALEGNDLEEIVVVTNLAHTMILPITADYFMVFVMERNDTVLGRALFEARRCVKALRSEVLC